The following proteins are co-located in the Megalobrama amblycephala isolate DHTTF-2021 linkage group LG12, ASM1881202v1, whole genome shotgun sequence genome:
- the dnmt3ba gene encoding DNA (cytosine-5-)-methyltransferase 3 beta, duplicate a isoform X4, which translates to MATNVSLDPNNPDDKCSRIEVLAWINETLHTNFTHVEQCRSGACFCQLIDLLFPGSIDMTKVKFESQKRSDFMQNYSLLQTSFRKLGITESIPVKELLTGKFRPNFTFVKWFKKFFHANEKQGREYNPVEARNGQDIVQVDDAVKSPKSWKSPYESGRVRDESDKDMDFNGRRRSVTCDPKWQRTFKWFKPSHLGDNYAYCTLCDHNIVLHAGFYDLKRHQQTQKHMKHERGGLNSSRKVSIEDSISCSDTMLLFIQNHCLSSLPSRITKVSQRTAKYILGLEYPKDIVSACKLNPFCIYIYGQVPLEAESDEKTSCHVALVGFFEEKQARYCIRLLDVFQAEDSSSGCLLNVLQKFELPASNMVAFYVNDEEQTSGSVVSQIRELNPQVIDLGGLYSIPDSACNAGLKAYSSQVHELIANIYEHFSTCSTSNDNLKALFAGIDGLKDTSAPLSHSCEEFCLLVQRMLGMWSDLVSYFTSCDENNDKAKHICSQLENPKIRVTLMFLDHALGPLRAFGQHLQQSKGSVRADLVQILREASGLLRSYASSFLRPQAVIRYLKERDSTILENSTLCLPASELSLGGVVEDFISAREEELSDSLNAFHDESLKFYQTLTTSIADSLPLSDSVLRGISQLLSPAGRLKVTGKNIVDLALQFGICSKPEDSAKLTDEFLEYQLVEDEDDASSTLSLERYWCSVLKPFPPESIFKRLVLCFLVLPCPSLEAEKIFAQAVENGDAIHLEDSSSESDNDIAKELDSNDDSSVEQTDVKISPIRNGRKKKVRSSTSEMDLKKDGASDDANTLQEVKNSARSSASNSTPSPRSGKREQAYQDGKGYSIGELVWGKVKGFSWWPGLVVAWKGRTLPVSMRRVEWFGDGMFSEIHTEGLLPFSAFAKCFCSKSYEGLPTYKNAIYQILELAGERCGKTFPPTEKKGEEVKVMLDWAFGGFQPMGPDGFLPPGDSSTSNKTESDSSVSDYQPPAKRKYINKRQSTQEYTREQMVHEVSVKGRNIEDFCLSCGTGNVEIFHPLFKGSLCFKCKENFTETLYRYDDDGYQSYCTVCCAGQEVILCGNASCCRCFCKDCLNVLVGPGTFDKLKEVDPWSCYICLPSKCYGVLKLRPDWSVRVQEYFANNSAFEFEPHRVYPSIPAPQRRPIRVLSLFDGIATGYLVLKDLGFKVERYIASEICEDSIAVGMIKHEGKIEYVKDVRTITRKHLAEWGPFDLLIGGSPCNDLSMVNPARKGLFEGTGRLFFEYYRMLTMMRPREDDDRPFFWLFENVVAMSAHDKADICRFLECNPVMIDAVKVSPAHRARYFWGNLPGMNRPLPTSLTDNVDLQDCLEVGRTAMFNKVRTITTKSNSIKQGKMGPLPVTMNGKEDYLWCTEMERIFGFPKHYTDVNNMGRGQRQKVLGRSWSVPVIRHLFAPLKDYFACE; encoded by the exons ATGGCTACAAATGTTAGTCTGGACCCTAATAACCCTGATGACAAGTGCAGTCGCATTGAGGTTTTGGCCTGGATCAACGAAACCCTACACACTAACTTTACTCATGTGGAGCAATGTCGTTCAg gtGCGTGTTTTTGCCAGCTTATAGACTTGCTCTTCCCAGGGTCCATTGACATGACCAAAGTCAAGTTTGAGTCCCAGAAGAGGTCTGATTTCATGCAGAACTACAGTCTTCTCCAGACATCTTTCCGGAAATTAGGCATAACAGAG TCAATCCCTGTGAAGGAGCTTCTCACAGGAAAGTTTAGACCCAATTTCACCTTTGTGAAGTGGTTCAAGAAATTTTTCCATGCCAATGAGAAGCAAGGGAGGGAGTACAACCCAGTTGAAGCTCGTAATGGTCAGGATATTGTACAGGTAGATGACGCTGTTAAGTCTCCAAAATCCTGGAAAAGTCCATATGAATCTG GCAGAGTAAGAGATGAGTCTGATAAAGACATGGATTTTAATGGAAGGAGGCGATCTGTGACTTGTGATCCTAAATGGCAAAGAACCTTTAAATGGTTTAAACCTAGTCATCTGGGAGACAACTACGCTTACTGCACATTGTGTGACCATAATATCGTCCTACATGCAGGTTTTTATGATCTGAAGCGACACCAGCAGACTCAAAAGCATATGAAACATGAGCGGGGAGGATTAAATTCATCTAGGAAAGTGTCGATTGAGGACTCTATTTCCTGTAGTGATACTATGCTGCTTTTCATTCAAAACCATTGCCTCTCCAGTTTACCCTCAAGGATCACCAAGGTCTCCCAACGTACTGCAAAATACATCCTCGGACTAGAGTATCCAAAGGACATTGTTTCTGCTTGTAAGCTGAACCCGTTCTGTATCTACATATATGGGCAGGTACCACTTGAAGCAGAGAGCGACGAAAAGACCTCCTGCCATGTGGCGCTCGTGGGCTTTTTTGAGGAAAAACAAGCAAGGTACTGTATCCGTCTCCTTGATGTCTTTCAGGCTGAAGACTCCAGTTCTGGATGTTTACTCAATGTCCTCCAAAAGTTTGAGCTTCCTGCAAGCAACATGGTAGCTTTCTATGTTAATGATGAGGAACAGACCTCAGGAAGTGTTGTGTCTCAAATTCGGGAGCTTAACCCACAGGTGATTGATCTTGGTGGACTTTACAGCATACCTGACTCTGCCTGCAATGCTGGCCTAAAGGCTTACTCCAGTCAGGTTCATGAACTCATTGCCAACATCTACGAACACTTCTCCACGTGTTCCACCAGCAATGACAACCTCAAGGCGCTGTTTGCAGGCATTGATGGGCTAAAAGACACCAGCGCACCCCTTTCACACAGTTGTGAGGAGTTTTGTTTGCTTGTTCAAAGGATGCTTGGAATGTGGAGTGATTTGGTATCATACTTTACTTCCTGTgatgaaaataatgataaagCTAAGCATATTTGTTCACAGTTGGAGAACCCTAAAATTAGGGTTACCTTGATGTTTCTAGATCACGCTCTTGGACCACTCCGTGCCTTTGGGCAGCACCTGCAACAAAGCAAAGGCTCTGTTCGTGCTGATCTTGTCCAAATCCTTCGAGAAGCAAGTGGGCTCCTACGTTCGTATGCCTCCAGCTTTCTTCGCCCTCAAGCAGTCATACGCTACCTGAAAGAACGAGACTCAACCATCCTGGAAAACTCAACACTTTGCCTTCCTGCTTCTGAGCTCAGTCTGGGTGGGGTGGTAGAAGACTTCATCTCTGCCAGAGAAGAGGAATTGTCAGATTCCTTGAACGCATTTCATGATGAGTCTTTAAAGTTCTACCAAACTCTTACGACCTCCATCGCTGACAGTCTCCCTCTGAGTGATAGTGTCTTGAGGGGAATTTCACAGCTTCTCAGCCCAGCAGGAAGGCTAAAGGTCACAGGAAAGAATATAGTTGACCTTGCTTTACAATTTGGCATCTGCTCCAAACCGGAGGATTCTGCTAAGCTCACTGATGAGTTTTTGGAGTACCAGCTTGTTGAGGATGAAGATGACGCATCTTCTACCCTTTCTCTGGAGCGATACTGGTGTAGTGTGCTTAAGCCTTTTCCACCAGAATCCATTTTTAAGAGACTTGTCCTCTGTTTTTTGGTTTTGCCCTGTCCATCTCTTGAAGCAGAAAAGATCTTTGCTCAG GCTGTTGAAAATGGCGATGCTATTCATTTGGAGGATAGTTCAAGTGAAAGTGACAACGATATAGCAAAGGAGCTGGATTCCAATGATGACTCCTCCGTAGAGCAAACTGACGTCAAGATTTCACCCATCAGAAATGGGAGGAAGAAAAAGGTCAGAAGCAGCACATCAG AAATGGACTTAAAGAAAGATGGAGCCAGTGACGACGCTAACACATTACAGGAG GTGAAGAACAGTGCTCGGTCTTCTGCATCAAATTCGACACCGAGCCCCAGATCTGGAAAAAGAGAACAAGCATACCAG GATGGGAAGGGTTATTCCATTGGAGAGCTGGTGTGGGGAAAAGTGAAGGGCTTCTCTTGGTGGCCTGGACTGGTGGTGGCGTGGAAGGGCAGGACGCTTCCTGTGTCTATGAGGCGCGTAGAGTGGTTTGGAGATGGCATGTTTTCAGAG ATTCATACAGAGGGACTGTTGCCCTTTTCTGCATTTGCAAAGTGCTTCTGTAGTAAATCGTATGAAGGTCTACCTACCTACAAGAATGCCATCTACCAAATCCTGGAG TTGGCAGGGGAGCGCTGTGGGAAAACTTTCCCCCCCACTGAGAAGAAAGGTGAAGAAGTGAAAGTCATGCTAGATTGGGCATTTGGAGGCTTCCAGCCCATGGGTCCTGATGGCTTTTTGCCTCCTGGAG ACAGCTCCACCAGTAATAAAACTGAATCGGATTCCTCTGTGTCTGATTATCAGCCTCCAGCCAAGAGGAAGTACATCAACAAGAGACAGTCAACTCAGGAGTACACCAGAG AACAAATGGTCCATGAGGTATCTGTTAAAGGCAGAAACATTGAAG ATTTCTGTCTGTCTTGTGGAACTGGTAATGTTGAAATTTTCCATCCTCTCTTCAAAGGAAGCCTTTGTTTTAAGTGCAAG GAAAACTTCACAGAGACACTGTACAGGTATGATGATGATGGCTATCAGTCATACTGCACTGTGTGCTGTGCTGGACAAGAGGTCATTCTCTGTGGAAACGCCAGCTGCTGCAG ATGTTTCTGTAAAGACTGTCTGAATGTGTTAGTGGGACCGGGGACATTCGATAAGCTAAAGGAGGTTGACCCATGGAGCTGTTACATTTGCCTGCCCTCAAAGTGTTACGGTGTGCTCAAGCTCAGGCCTGACTGGAGTGTTCGTGTCCAGGAGTATTTCGCCAATAACAGTGCCTTTGAATTT GAGCCACACCGAGTGTATCCTTCTATTCCAGCTCCTCAGCGTCGCCCAATCAGAGTCCTCTCCCTGTTTGATGGGATTGCAACAG gcTATTTGGTTTTAAAAGACCTGGGCTTTAAGGTGGAACGCTACATTGCATCTGAGATCTGTGAAGACTCTATTGCTGTCGGGATGATCAAACATGAGGGCAAGATTGAATATGTGAAGGATGTGCGCACCATCACAAGGAAACAT CTTGCCGAGTGGGGCCCATTTGACCTCCTGATAGGTGGAAGTCCGTGTAATGACCTGTCCATGGTGAACCCAGCAAGAAAAGGTCTTTTTG AAGGCACAGGTCGGCTGTTCTTTGAATATTACCGCATGTTAACCATGATGAGGCCAAGAGAAGATGACGATCGCCCATTTTTCTGGCTCTTTGAGAATGTAGTAGCGATGAGTGCCCACGACAAGGCTGATATCTGCCGTTTCCTGGag TGTAATCCCGTGATGATTGATGCTGTGAAAGTAAGCCCAGCCCACAGGGCCCGTTACTTCTGGGGAAATTTACCTGGAATGAACCG aCCACTTCCTACTTCACTCACTGACAATGTAGATCTGCAGGACTGCCTGGAGGTTGGACGAACTGCAATG TTCAACAAAGTTCGCACTATCACCACCAAGTCCAACTCCATCAAACAAGGGAAGATGGGACCTCTGCCGGTCACCATGAATGGAAAAGAGGACTATCTTTGGTGCACTGAAATGGAGAG AATATTTGGGTTCCCAAAGCATTACACAGATGTGAATAATATGGGGCGGGGACAGAGGCAGAAGGTCCTTGGGCGGTCCTGGAGTGTTCCCGTGATCAGACACCTCTTTGCCCCTCTGAAGGATTACTTTGCTTGCGAGTAA
- the dnmt3ba gene encoding DNA (cytosine-5-)-methyltransferase 3 beta, duplicate a isoform X2 codes for MATNVSLDPNNPDDKCSRIEVLAWINETLHTNFTHVEQCRSGACFCQLIDLLFPGSIDMTKVKFESQKRSDFMQNYSLLQTSFRKLGITESIPVKELLTGKFRPNFTFVKWFKKFFHANEKQGREYNPVEARNGQDIVQVDDAVKSPKSWKSPYESGRVRDESDKDMDFNGRRRSVTCDPKWQRTFKWFKPSHLGDNYAYCTLCDHNIVLHAGFYDLKRHQQTQKHMKHERGGLNSSRKVSIEDSISCSDTMLLFIQNHCLSSLPSRITKVSQRTAKYILGLEYPKDIVSACKLNPFCIYIYGQVPLEAESDEKTSCHVALVGFFEEKQARYCIRLLDVFQAEDSSSGCLLNVLQKFELPASNMVAFYVNDEEQTSGSVVSQIRELNPQVIDLGGLYSIPDSACNAGLKAYSSQVHELIANIYEHFSTCSTSNDNLKALFAGIDGLKDTSAPLSHSCEEFCLLVQRMLGMWSDLVSYFTSCDENNDKAKHICSQLENPKIRVTLMFLDHALGPLRAFGQHLQQSKGSVRADLVQILREASGLLRSYASSFLRPQAVIRYLKERDSTILENSTLCLPASELSLGGVVEDFISAREEELSDSLNAFHDESLKFYQTLTTSIADSLPLSDSVLRGISQLLSPAGRLKVTGKNIVDLALQFGICSKPEDSAKLTDEFLEYQLVEDEDDASSTLSLERYWCSVLKPFPPESIFKRLVLCFLVLPCPSLEAEKIFAQAVENGDAIHLEDSSSESDNDIAKELDSNDDSSVEQTDVKISPIRNGRKKKVRSSTSEMDLKKDGASDDANTLQEGSVRGIYGWESSLRQKPQARTVFQAGAGTWSKPVNPDKDSKPEVVKNSARSSASNSTPSPRSGKREQAYQDGKGYSIGELVWGKVKGFSWWPGLVVAWKGRTLPVSMRRVEWFGDGMFSEIHTEGLLPFSAFAKCFCSKSYEGLPTYKNAIYQILELAGERCGKTFPPTEKKGEEVKVMLDWAFGGFQPMGPDGFLPPGDSSTSNKTESDSSVSDYQPPAKRKYINKRQSTQEYTREQMVHEVSVKGRNIEDFCLSCGTGNVEIFHPLFKGSLCFKCKENFTETLYRYDDDGYQSYCTVCCAGQEVILCGNASCCRCFCKDCLNVLVGPGTFDKLKEVDPWSCYICLPSKCYGVLKLRPDWSVRVQEYFANNSAFEFEPHRVYPSIPAPQRRPIRVLSLFDGIATGYLVLKDLGFKVERYIASEICEDSIAVGMIKHEGKIEYVKDVRTITRKHLAEWGPFDLLIGGSPCNDLSMVNPARKGLFEGTGRLFFEYYRMLTMMRPREDDDRPFFWLFENVVAMSAHDKADICRFLECNPVMIDAVKVSPAHRARYFWGNLPGMNRPLPTSLTDNVDLQDCLEVGRTAMFNKVRTITTKSNSIKQGKMGPLPVTMNGKEDYLWCTEMERIFGFPKHYTDVNNMGRGQRQKVLGRSWSVPVIRHLFAPLKDYFACE; via the exons ATGGCTACAAATGTTAGTCTGGACCCTAATAACCCTGATGACAAGTGCAGTCGCATTGAGGTTTTGGCCTGGATCAACGAAACCCTACACACTAACTTTACTCATGTGGAGCAATGTCGTTCAg gtGCGTGTTTTTGCCAGCTTATAGACTTGCTCTTCCCAGGGTCCATTGACATGACCAAAGTCAAGTTTGAGTCCCAGAAGAGGTCTGATTTCATGCAGAACTACAGTCTTCTCCAGACATCTTTCCGGAAATTAGGCATAACAGAG TCAATCCCTGTGAAGGAGCTTCTCACAGGAAAGTTTAGACCCAATTTCACCTTTGTGAAGTGGTTCAAGAAATTTTTCCATGCCAATGAGAAGCAAGGGAGGGAGTACAACCCAGTTGAAGCTCGTAATGGTCAGGATATTGTACAGGTAGATGACGCTGTTAAGTCTCCAAAATCCTGGAAAAGTCCATATGAATCTG GCAGAGTAAGAGATGAGTCTGATAAAGACATGGATTTTAATGGAAGGAGGCGATCTGTGACTTGTGATCCTAAATGGCAAAGAACCTTTAAATGGTTTAAACCTAGTCATCTGGGAGACAACTACGCTTACTGCACATTGTGTGACCATAATATCGTCCTACATGCAGGTTTTTATGATCTGAAGCGACACCAGCAGACTCAAAAGCATATGAAACATGAGCGGGGAGGATTAAATTCATCTAGGAAAGTGTCGATTGAGGACTCTATTTCCTGTAGTGATACTATGCTGCTTTTCATTCAAAACCATTGCCTCTCCAGTTTACCCTCAAGGATCACCAAGGTCTCCCAACGTACTGCAAAATACATCCTCGGACTAGAGTATCCAAAGGACATTGTTTCTGCTTGTAAGCTGAACCCGTTCTGTATCTACATATATGGGCAGGTACCACTTGAAGCAGAGAGCGACGAAAAGACCTCCTGCCATGTGGCGCTCGTGGGCTTTTTTGAGGAAAAACAAGCAAGGTACTGTATCCGTCTCCTTGATGTCTTTCAGGCTGAAGACTCCAGTTCTGGATGTTTACTCAATGTCCTCCAAAAGTTTGAGCTTCCTGCAAGCAACATGGTAGCTTTCTATGTTAATGATGAGGAACAGACCTCAGGAAGTGTTGTGTCTCAAATTCGGGAGCTTAACCCACAGGTGATTGATCTTGGTGGACTTTACAGCATACCTGACTCTGCCTGCAATGCTGGCCTAAAGGCTTACTCCAGTCAGGTTCATGAACTCATTGCCAACATCTACGAACACTTCTCCACGTGTTCCACCAGCAATGACAACCTCAAGGCGCTGTTTGCAGGCATTGATGGGCTAAAAGACACCAGCGCACCCCTTTCACACAGTTGTGAGGAGTTTTGTTTGCTTGTTCAAAGGATGCTTGGAATGTGGAGTGATTTGGTATCATACTTTACTTCCTGTgatgaaaataatgataaagCTAAGCATATTTGTTCACAGTTGGAGAACCCTAAAATTAGGGTTACCTTGATGTTTCTAGATCACGCTCTTGGACCACTCCGTGCCTTTGGGCAGCACCTGCAACAAAGCAAAGGCTCTGTTCGTGCTGATCTTGTCCAAATCCTTCGAGAAGCAAGTGGGCTCCTACGTTCGTATGCCTCCAGCTTTCTTCGCCCTCAAGCAGTCATACGCTACCTGAAAGAACGAGACTCAACCATCCTGGAAAACTCAACACTTTGCCTTCCTGCTTCTGAGCTCAGTCTGGGTGGGGTGGTAGAAGACTTCATCTCTGCCAGAGAAGAGGAATTGTCAGATTCCTTGAACGCATTTCATGATGAGTCTTTAAAGTTCTACCAAACTCTTACGACCTCCATCGCTGACAGTCTCCCTCTGAGTGATAGTGTCTTGAGGGGAATTTCACAGCTTCTCAGCCCAGCAGGAAGGCTAAAGGTCACAGGAAAGAATATAGTTGACCTTGCTTTACAATTTGGCATCTGCTCCAAACCGGAGGATTCTGCTAAGCTCACTGATGAGTTTTTGGAGTACCAGCTTGTTGAGGATGAAGATGACGCATCTTCTACCCTTTCTCTGGAGCGATACTGGTGTAGTGTGCTTAAGCCTTTTCCACCAGAATCCATTTTTAAGAGACTTGTCCTCTGTTTTTTGGTTTTGCCCTGTCCATCTCTTGAAGCAGAAAAGATCTTTGCTCAG GCTGTTGAAAATGGCGATGCTATTCATTTGGAGGATAGTTCAAGTGAAAGTGACAACGATATAGCAAAGGAGCTGGATTCCAATGATGACTCCTCCGTAGAGCAAACTGACGTCAAGATTTCACCCATCAGAAATGGGAGGAAGAAAAAGGTCAGAAGCAGCACATCAG AAATGGACTTAAAGAAAGATGGAGCCAGTGACGACGCTAACACATTACAGGAG GGCTCTGTTAGAGGAATATACGGTTGGGAGAGCAGCTTACGGCAGAAACCACAGGCACGTACAGTCTTTCAGGCCGGTGCAGGCACCTGGAGCAAACCAGTGAACCCAGACAAGGACAGCAAGCCAGAGGTG GTGAAGAACAGTGCTCGGTCTTCTGCATCAAATTCGACACCGAGCCCCAGATCTGGAAAAAGAGAACAAGCATACCAG GATGGGAAGGGTTATTCCATTGGAGAGCTGGTGTGGGGAAAAGTGAAGGGCTTCTCTTGGTGGCCTGGACTGGTGGTGGCGTGGAAGGGCAGGACGCTTCCTGTGTCTATGAGGCGCGTAGAGTGGTTTGGAGATGGCATGTTTTCAGAG ATTCATACAGAGGGACTGTTGCCCTTTTCTGCATTTGCAAAGTGCTTCTGTAGTAAATCGTATGAAGGTCTACCTACCTACAAGAATGCCATCTACCAAATCCTGGAG TTGGCAGGGGAGCGCTGTGGGAAAACTTTCCCCCCCACTGAGAAGAAAGGTGAAGAAGTGAAAGTCATGCTAGATTGGGCATTTGGAGGCTTCCAGCCCATGGGTCCTGATGGCTTTTTGCCTCCTGGAG ACAGCTCCACCAGTAATAAAACTGAATCGGATTCCTCTGTGTCTGATTATCAGCCTCCAGCCAAGAGGAAGTACATCAACAAGAGACAGTCAACTCAGGAGTACACCAGAG AACAAATGGTCCATGAGGTATCTGTTAAAGGCAGAAACATTGAAG ATTTCTGTCTGTCTTGTGGAACTGGTAATGTTGAAATTTTCCATCCTCTCTTCAAAGGAAGCCTTTGTTTTAAGTGCAAG GAAAACTTCACAGAGACACTGTACAGGTATGATGATGATGGCTATCAGTCATACTGCACTGTGTGCTGTGCTGGACAAGAGGTCATTCTCTGTGGAAACGCCAGCTGCTGCAG ATGTTTCTGTAAAGACTGTCTGAATGTGTTAGTGGGACCGGGGACATTCGATAAGCTAAAGGAGGTTGACCCATGGAGCTGTTACATTTGCCTGCCCTCAAAGTGTTACGGTGTGCTCAAGCTCAGGCCTGACTGGAGTGTTCGTGTCCAGGAGTATTTCGCCAATAACAGTGCCTTTGAATTT GAGCCACACCGAGTGTATCCTTCTATTCCAGCTCCTCAGCGTCGCCCAATCAGAGTCCTCTCCCTGTTTGATGGGATTGCAACAG gcTATTTGGTTTTAAAAGACCTGGGCTTTAAGGTGGAACGCTACATTGCATCTGAGATCTGTGAAGACTCTATTGCTGTCGGGATGATCAAACATGAGGGCAAGATTGAATATGTGAAGGATGTGCGCACCATCACAAGGAAACAT CTTGCCGAGTGGGGCCCATTTGACCTCCTGATAGGTGGAAGTCCGTGTAATGACCTGTCCATGGTGAACCCAGCAAGAAAAGGTCTTTTTG AAGGCACAGGTCGGCTGTTCTTTGAATATTACCGCATGTTAACCATGATGAGGCCAAGAGAAGATGACGATCGCCCATTTTTCTGGCTCTTTGAGAATGTAGTAGCGATGAGTGCCCACGACAAGGCTGATATCTGCCGTTTCCTGGag TGTAATCCCGTGATGATTGATGCTGTGAAAGTAAGCCCAGCCCACAGGGCCCGTTACTTCTGGGGAAATTTACCTGGAATGAACCG aCCACTTCCTACTTCACTCACTGACAATGTAGATCTGCAGGACTGCCTGGAGGTTGGACGAACTGCAATG TTCAACAAAGTTCGCACTATCACCACCAAGTCCAACTCCATCAAACAAGGGAAGATGGGACCTCTGCCGGTCACCATGAATGGAAAAGAGGACTATCTTTGGTGCACTGAAATGGAGAG AATATTTGGGTTCCCAAAGCATTACACAGATGTGAATAATATGGGGCGGGGACAGAGGCAGAAGGTCCTTGGGCGGTCCTGGAGTGTTCCCGTGATCAGACACCTCTTTGCCCCTCTGAAGGATTACTTTGCTTGCGAGTAA